A region of Toxorhynchites rutilus septentrionalis strain SRP chromosome 1, ASM2978413v1, whole genome shotgun sequence DNA encodes the following proteins:
- the LOC129761677 gene encoding piggyBac transposable element-derived protein 4-like, which produces MSSDNESDDDLEKELEEICGFSPDVSEDGFETDAESFAGNNSDVSIIDILVASDNSDDYDKDSETERNTSEKELCVSGLRNQPNELEETFGLSDNLDTSEDELEDDSEALKSRKSLPVFLDKLSLRKNDHAKDVRMEKNASTNEPQPASSGLQNRKLTTEAASEKCNIDTDTANDDQPDDDCSEMDQSDEEENDWKKTDWPQQPSANNFDNVRLQASDNFPHNTKPSVYFAKFFDDSVIELLVTQTNMYAAQQKSRSWEPVSQDLMKAFLGITILMGLKPLPAVELYWSTDPFFWTEEIAAIMPCKRFKKIMENLHLNDNSAMPSRNSDQFDKLFKVRPLLNLLNSACQNAAKCTSSQSIDEAMIQFKGRSSMKQYMPLKPVKRGYKVWVRADSETGYVFQFDIYSGKRDNKAPTVGLGAQVVKQLTKQLIQNGFQGHFSFDRFFTSYEIVQYLFDHGIHVTATVNCNRSDLPVLIKQHKSQSKMRKHFRRGQYKWRVKKNVAFIMWQDVKMVTLLTTAFHPLTEKATCERTQHDGTTKTLPCPKAIVEYINRMGGVDRFDQKRKSYEVGRKSKKWWMRIFYFCINLAITNAHLLYSSNSRIRNPMLQLQFRLKLARDLVGDYTCRKRSLQAEPKYATKKPKMSSNYQKERVPDNLRLTDVGSHQLEQLPEYRRCRLCSTKTRNKRSKIQCTKCKVTLCATPCFRLFHEEQSLS; this is translated from the exons ATGTCGAGTGACAATGAATCGGATGATGACCTCGAAAAAGAGTTGGAGGAGATTTGTGGATTTTCTCCTGATGTATCTGAGGATGGTTTTGAAACAGATGCGGAATCGTTTGCCGGCAACAATTCGGATGTATCCATAATCGATATTCTTGTGGCAAGTGACAATTCTGATGACTATGATAAGGACAGTGAAACTGAACGGAATACATCTGAAAAAGAATTGTGCGTCTCTGGTCTCCGTAACC AACCGAACGAATTAGAGGAGACTTTTGGACTGTCCGATAATCTCGATACGTCTGAGGACGAGCTGGAAGATGATTCAGAAGCACTAAAAAGCCGCAAATCGCTTCCAGTTTTCCTCGATAAGCTTTCGCTAAGAAAAAATGATCATGCTAAAGACGTCAGGATGGAAAAAAATGCCTCGACAAATGAACCACAACCGGCTTCTTCCGGTCTCCAGAACC GGAAGCTAACTACTGAAGCTGCATCCGAAAAATGTAACATAGACACAGACACAGCGAACGACGATCAACCGGATGATGATTGTTCTGAGATGGACCAATCAGACGAAGAAGAAAATGACTGGAAAAAAACTGATTGGCCTCAGCAACCCAGCGCGAACAATTTtgataatgttcgtttgcaagCCTCGGATAATTTTCCGCATAACACGAAACCGTCGgtttattttgcaaaatttttcGACGACAGTGTAATAGAACTGTTGGTTACACAAACAAACATGTACGCAGCTCAACAGAAAAGTCGAAGTTGGGAGCCGGTGTCTCAAGATCTAATGAAAGCTTTTCTTGGAATTACAATATTGATGGGACTAAAGCCACTGCCTGCTGTTGAGCTGTATTGGTCCACTGACCCCTTCTTCTGGACGGAAGAGATCGCTGCTATTATGCCGTGCAAACGATTTAAGAAAATTATGGAGAACCTACATCTGAATGACAACAGCGCGATGCCTTCGAGGAATTCCGATCAATTTGACAAGTTGTTCAAGGTTCGCCCACTTCTTAACTTATTGAACTCTGCATGCCAGAATGCTGCAAAATGCACATCATCGCAGTCGATTGATGAAGCAATGATTCAATTCAAAGGCCGATCATCAATGAAACAGTATATGCCACTCAAGCCGGTGAAAAGAGGATATAAGGTCTGGGTCAGGGCCGACAGCGAAACAGGATACGTATTCCAATTCGACATTTATTCCGGTAAACGTGACAATAAAGCACCAACTGTCGGTCTGGGGGCACAAGTAGTAAAGCAGTTGACCAAGCAACTAATCCAAAATGGTTTTCAAGGTCATTTCAGTTTTGACAGATTTTTTACCTCCTACGAAATAGTACAATATCTATTTGATCACGGAATTCACGTAACAGCTACAGTCAACTGTAACAGATCAGATCTTCCAGTTTTGATCAAACAACACAAGTCACAATCGAAAATGCGTAAGCATTTCAGGAGAGGTCAATATAAGTGGCGTGTGAAGAAAAACGTCGCTTTTATAATGTGGCAAGACGTCAAAATGGTTACACTATTGACTACAGCATTTCATCCACTTACCGAAAAAGCCACATGTGAAAGAACGCAACATGATGGTACCACTAAAACCCTTCCATGTCCAAAAGCTATTGTGGAGTACATAAATAGGATGGGAGGTGTTGACCGTTtcgatcaaaagagaaaaagctATGAGGTCGGAAGAAAAAGCAAGAAGTGGTGGATGCGAATTTTCTATTTCTGCATAAATTTGGCTATCACAAATGCACATTTGTTGTACTCTTCTAATAGTCGCATCCGAAACCCTATGTTGCAGTTGCAGTTCAGGTTGAAGCTGGCACGGGATCTCGTAGGTGATTACACATGCCGAAAACGAAGTCTACAAGCCGAGCCGAAATATGCTACAAAGAAACCCAAAATGTCATCAAACTACCAGAAAGAACGAGTTCCAGACAACCTACGCCTTACGGATGTTGGAAGTCATCAGTTGGAGCAGCTACCAGAATACCGCCGCTGCCGCTTGTGCAGTACGAAAACTAGGAATAAGAGATCTAAAATACAATGCACTAAGTGTAAGGTAACGCTCTGTGCAACACCGTGTTTCAGATTGTTCCACGAAGAGCAGAGTCTTTCATAA